The genomic region cacaaATAAACATTCAATGTCAATTTTCGAATCAATACATAAgtaaaaatatattcatgtgacattttgtttgattcgtctttacgagtaaattgaaaatatctaacttttagaatttttacaaatacgtagctaacgatatttagcgcgtaaaataCACATTAATACTAGTGTGGCTCGGATACATAAGCGAGCTCCAGTTACACAAAACGTCAATACAGGATACTCCGTACCAAATGTACAAGAAAAACCGTATCGAATAAAAACAATCTGATTGAATGTGACTCGTAGAATAGCAACATGGTCGCTGATGTGCCTGTGACACTAACATCATCTGAACTAATGACAACATTGATTAAAATACAAGTGAAAACAAAAGAAATTGATGGAACGGTATTAAATTAAGACGGTTTTTGGCATTCAAAGTTTCTCGTTTTCATTAGGATCAAATTGTTTGCAAATACAGTTGCTGATTACAAACAAACAGTACTAACAATCTCCTCCCTAATACTAACCCTCTCCCAAACACCTTTGATTCAAACACAAATAACACAGTAACTAGAGTGCAGTAACAAAGTAACCGAAAGCAGTAACATAGTTAAGACCCGATCCGAAGATCCAAGCCCATTAATTCCCAGCCCAAACATCGACCGGTTTACTTAATTCCTCCAGTCGGATCCTCCACGagatccaccaccacctccatatcctccaccaccaccaccgtaaCCACCACCTCCTCCTTCACGACGACCTCCATAACCTCCACCACCACCGCCTCCACCACCATATCCTCGGCTTCCTCCACCACTTCCACCACGGTAACCACCGCCGCCTCCGCCTCCACCGCCGGATCCACGGGATTGAGCTTGGTTGACGGTAATGTTACGGCCGTCAAGATCTTGTCCGTTCATTCCTTCGATCGCATCGTTCATCGATTTCTCATTAGCGAATGTTACGAATCCGAATCCTCTTGATCTTCCTGTCTCACGATCGTTAATTATCTGCAATCATCAACAAAACATCATCAGAAAACGCAgatttaattaactaattaattaattaaacattccgcctcattcatttgtttacttttgattaaatTACCACTCACATTGAGACGGAACAAATATCGAATAATGTAAgcgattaaattttttttttactgtttCCAGACATCAACCACAATATTATCAGAAACACAGATTTAATAGTTCAATTAATACTTCttccgtctcattcatttatttacctttgctTAAAATACCGCTCTCATTTTAACAGAGAATATTACAGCAAAAGAAGAATCAAGGATTTAACAAAATAACTAATACTCTttcgtctcagtcatttgtttacctttgattaagaTACCAGAGGGAGATCGAGCATAACAGTAAAAGAAGAGTTAAACACAAACAGTAACAGTAACAGTAACAGAGCAAGAAGAGTAACAATGGAGTAACAAGGAAACCTTGGATTCGGTAACAGAGCCGTATTGAGAAAATGCAGCTTCGAGGGACTCGTCGTTAGTGGCCCAAGCAAGGCCGCCGACGAAGCATCTGTACTCCTCAACTTCCGCCATTGATGAAGATTACGAAAGCTTAAATTGAACGAAGTAAAACAAAGGAGAAATGTAGAGAATTGAGAGGAAGAGGATGAAGAATAATCGATGAAAATGAAGGGGTATTTATGGAGgtggaaaaattagggttttgagtgaAGTGAGTGAAGGTGAAATTGGGGGTGGAGTTAACTGTGGTTAATAATGTAAGTTGTTGGTAACTGGGGTTTGGTTAAAGAGGATATTCTTTTGGATGAGGTTAAAATATCTTCGATATTTCATCTTTGTGAGGACTGTGGGAGTGAAGATATTTTGTGGAGCGTATCTTTGAGTGTTGTCATGTGGTGTGCACGTGAGTTCGTGATTTTATCAATGGAGTAGTGGACTTGTACGATGTGGGCTGGACTCGGATCGATTGATCTGGGCTGATGAGAAGTTATGGAATATAAGAACCTCTTATAATGGGAGACGGTTTTTTAATGGGTCCTGCTATACgtcgtcgacaatttactaattgtcgtcgacaattaatgtaaatttccaagtttgccctccataacataactccatttccgtctcactaaaatgcaatttccgtctcactaaaacacaagtcaatttccgtctcactaacgtctcactaaaatctttcaaacaaaaaaaaaagacggtttttcaaaaaaaaagcgggatttgtaattaacaacatgaacgagaACTTAGCGACTATCGATTACCGcaccaaaaattaatctaagtcagaaaatgattttttttttcaaaaaaaaaaaaaaaatgaaaaaaaaaattccggacgaaaaacattttcgtccagaccaaggtccggacaaagaaaattttcgtccagaccatggtccagacaaaaatatttttcgtccagacccGGGTCCAGACAGAAAATATTTTCGTCCAGACCCAGGTCCagacgaaaaatattttcgtccgatttttttttttttttttttttttaaaaaaaattttttttttttccggacgaaaatatttttaAATCTGGACTGGTCTGGACGAAAATATTTTCTGTCTGGACctgggtctggacgaaaaatatttttgtctggaccatggtctggacgaaaaatttctttgtccggacaaaaaatttcttcatccaggctctttttcaacaattttttttttaaaaaaaattattattttccgtcttaaattagttttgggtgcgtggatcgataatcgctaattaaaataagtttcaataaattaaaaaattaaaataaaacgaactatccccgaacggggtttattagtaattattaattatttttttacgaaaacaaaacaagacggaaaaaatataagggggagtgtgagggagggatagttttggaagttcattaaaattgtcgacgataattagtaaattgtcgacgacCTTTAGCAGGCAGGTTTTTAATTGGGTAAACACTTGCACATTCTACTAATGAATGAATGTTAAAACTTATGAGTTGGTCTTGCTTATGTCCATTTTAACTTAAAATCCCTCACAAATTGGAACCTCTTTTCATTTTCGCTTATATTTTTAATCGGGCCTGAGAATTGTTTTAAGCAGTAAACAATGTTAAGTAATACAAGTACCATCTCACATTGTAACTAAGCTAGCAATTAGGTAGTTCCGGTCGAGTCGGGCCATATCGGTCATTATCACATTCCGGTCGCTTATGGGTCTCATTGGTCGAGTTAATTCTTATACCAGGTTGGGTTCGAGTCGCTGTTGAGCTGGGGCACTAGATTGGTGAAATGAACGAATTCAGGTCAATATCAGGTTGGCATTGATCAACAAAAGTTCCAAGTTGACTCATGTTACGGGAAGGTCCGGTTTTGGGTCTATCTTAGGGGGTGTTTGTTTCGCGCATTGATATGAATTTGAAATCACAAATTATACTTGGGTAGTATGGGGTTGGAACTCAATCCCTCATACCTTTTGTTTGTTTCAAATGTAAGCGATGTGGGTTTGAAACTAGGTTAAAGTTGAAATATATAAAATCCACTACTTTAAATAACAATATTAATatataaaatcatgaaaataaaggtaatcaaataattatataaaatatttcaTTTACAATATATCCTAATATTTACTTTcatgtttttattattataatttgatACCCATGAGAATCCATCTCATACCCCTCCTCTCCTAATTGGATATGAGAAACTCATACCTTATTAGTTTGAGGTATAGATATGAAATCCCAAATTAGCCAAACAAACAGTTGGTATGggtttggctcattccaaactcatacccCATACATTTGGTGAACGAACCAAACACTCCATTAAGGTGTTTGGTTCGAGCTTTTGAAATGATATGGATTGAAATTGATTTAATCCAatctagtgtttggttggaggGTTTCGGACTAGAGTTAGATACCCAATAGATTATAACTACATCCCAACTCCTTAGAAACTCGTACTCATATATACGCCCAAGTTTTTAATTCCATTCCACCTTATTACTATATACTCAATCCAACACTTTATGAGCAAGTATGGAGCTATAATATCACAATCCATTTTGGTACTTTGAACCAAACGGCCTTACTTTTGTATTATCAAGTGACATACTTATGGGTCATCATCAGGTTGGTTGCAGTTTGCAACATTTTAGTATTCTATCAAGCCAAGTTTGCTCGGATTTGGGGTTAGAGTTACTAGCACGGATTTTAGTGTATATCTAGATACTCTAATTAAAACGGACTGAGAATTGACTTTCGTCCATAACTAGGCCTAAATGTACTAAAAAAGGGGCTTTAGCAACAACCTGAATTGGTTAAAAAAGGGGCTTTAGCAACAATAGTTAAAGAATTTTCGAAATGTATCTTTGAAGGACGAGTCAAAAACCAATTGCACTGTTGTTTTTAGCTGTTTTTCGCACTTACATATAAATTGAGTTAATGATCTATTACAACACCATGCCTCTTACACTAATGACAATCTACATCTTTGATCTTCTcgataaccttgaattgacaattaTTGGAGCTTTATGTTACATGTAATGTAAAGGATACTCCCGTATCTTCCTCCATATCtcgtaaataatataattaggaAATTGTAATTACTATAGCTAACTTTCCTTCTTTCGTATATTCGTTTCTTGTCCATAAAGCTTAGCGTAGATCTTGTATACCAAAACTAATACCCTTGTAATTGTATATATACTTATGATATCAATAGAAACAATGCACATTCAAATCATAAAATCTTACATGGTATCATTGAGTCTAAAACCCTAAATCGTCCATCCGGCCTCCCTTTCCTTCGAACTACCCATGGCAACCAACAACGTCCTCCTTCCCAACTCCGACGAACCAAACAAACCCATCACCGCCATCACTTTCCAAAATTGCATCCAACTAACCGACACCCTAACCTACAAACAATGGAGCTTTCAAATTCGTGCCACGATGAATGGTCACCGACTGTTTCACTACCTTGATGGTAGTGTCTCGGCCCCACCCGAAACCCTCACCACAACTTCCGCAACCGATGACACCAAAACCGATGTCACCCCGAACCCAGCCTACCTCACGTGGTATCGTCAAGATCAATTCATTCTTGGCGCTCTCATCGGCACCCTCTCCTCAACCGTTGCACCACTCATTGTTCATGCCACCACCTCCCACGAAGCATGGACAACCTTAGCCACCACGTTTGCCAAAAAGACCCGAGGTCGTAAACTTCAACTCAAAGCTCGCCTCCAATCTCTCAAACTAGGTGACGGTACCATAACCGAATTCATGCAATCTGTCAAGTCTTGCGCTGACGATATTGCTCAACTTGATCGACCCATGGACATTGAAGACATCCTAACGGTTGTCTTTGATGGCCTCAATTACGATCTTTATGGTCCCGTCATTGAATCCATTAAAGCTCGAGATAACCCCATATCCTTCGAAGACCTCCACGAAAAACTTATTCAACATGAAATTCATGTTAATCGTAACAAAACCACTACCCCACCCACCTTTCAACCCTCAGCTAACCCAGCTCAACCACGACCCAACTACAACCGACAATCCTACGCCCCACGCACCCCATATCCACCTAAGCCTCCCCAGTACACCACACCATCGACCAACCCCGAATACAAGCCTGCCCCATACAAAGGTTGGTGCCATTACTGTGACATCTGAGGCCATGTTGCCTCAGATTGTCGAAAACTCAAAGCGGACTATCCCATGATTGTCTTCCCCACTCGTCAGTATCGTCCCAACCCGAACCCGCCACATGCTCACACTGCCACTCACGTCCCAAACCCGAACCCGAATGCTTGGACCATCGACACCGGAGCTTCTCACCATATAACTCACGACCTCAATACACTTGCACTCCACAATCCCTATGAAGGACCCGACGACTTAATCATTGGTGACGGCTCCTCTCTTCCGATTACTCACATAGGTTCATTCACTATTTATACCTCTTCTATTCCTTTAATTTTCAATAATGTTCTATGTGTTCCAAAAATTTCTCGTAATTTATTTTCCATTAAACAATTTTGCAACGATAATGATGCCCTAGCTATATTCTCACACAATTCTTTTCTTATAAAGGCTCGCACAACGGGAGCGGTTCTTCTTCAGGGTCCGCTTAATCACGGCACATATGAGTGGACACCATCTTCACCAAGTGCACATGTCGCATCCGTCTCCTCAACACAATGGCATCACCGCTTAGGACACCCGTCATCCGCAACTTTGAAGCTTTTAAATTCTCGCTATAATTTAATATCTCCGAATATTTACATTGTACCCCGTGCCTCATTAATAAAAGTCAGAAACTTCCGTTCCAATTATCGTCTCTTACTTCCAAAGCTCCACTAGATTTAATTTTTTCTGATTTATGGACCGCTCCGATTCATTCCAACGAATTACATAAATACTATGTTTTATTTGTCGATCACTTCACGCACTATATTTGGCTTTTTCCGGTTCAAAAGAAATCCGACACAATCACCATCTTCAAACAATTTCGAGCCCTCGTTGAAAAACAATTCAACCGGCCTCTATTACGGTTTTATTCCGACAACGGCGGTGATTTTCGCAAACTGACTCCCCTGCTTCTCGATTCTGGTGTCTCACACTTGACCTCACCTCCCCATACTCCCGAACACAACGGGTTTGCGGAGCGCCGTCACCGTCACATAGTCGAAACCGGGTTAGCATTACTCCCACACGCACAAATACCCACCAAATTCTGGCCATATGCATTCACCACGGCATCTTACCTCATAAACAGACTACCAACCTCGACATTACAAAATGAATCTCCATTCTTCAAACTCTTTAACACTCATCCCAATTACTCGAAACTCCATGCCTTTGGTTGCTTATGTTTCCCATGGCTCCGTCCTTATACTAACCATAAACTCGACCCCCGCTCCGCTCCGTGTGTCTTCTTAGGTTACTCCAATACCCAATCTGCCTTTTACTGTCTTGAACCAGTTACATCACGTATTTATACCTCTCGACACGTTCGGTTCGTCGAAACTGAGTTCCCGTATAATGCCCTCCTTGGCACCACCTCGCCTGCCGCTCTCTCCACCGCTCAGTGGACAACCTTTCACCTCCCCGTCATCTCCACTGAACCTCCAATCCCGTCCCCTACTCCACCACCCGACACACCTGTCCACACTACCCCTGCAACCACGCCTACTACCCCTGACCCACACACGTCCTCCCCTGTTTCCTCCCCTGCATCTTCCCCCGTACCTCTCCTATCACCCCTGGTCACACCACGTCACcttccccaccaccaccaccccctcctcctccccctcccCGCCATGCCACTCGTCTGTCTCACAACATCATTAAACCCAACCCGTGGTACTTCTCCCCACCTCGAAAATCTGCCCACACGGCTTCCATACGAAACCCGTATGCCACCCCCACCACCATTAAACAGGTCCTTGTCGACCCTCGCTGGCGTGAAGCCATGCTTGCTGAACACGCTGCTCTCACCCGAAACAACACCTGGACCCTTGTTTCCGCTGACCCAGCTCGTAATGTTATTGGTTGCAAATGGATATTTTGAATTAAATATAATCCGGTTGGATCGATAAAGCAACACAAAGCTCGGCTTGTTGCAAAGGGTTTCAATCAGCGTCCTGGTATTGATTATTGTGAAACATTTAGTCCTGTTATTAAACTAACTACAGTTCGACTCATGCTCAGTCTTGCTCTTGCTCACGGTTGGTCTCTCAGACAGCTCGACGTCAACAATGCATTTCTTCAAGGTCGTCTAACCGATTACGTTTACATGACTCAGCCTCCTGGCTTTGTTGACATGAATAATCCGACTCATATCTGCAAGCTTTCGAAAGCAATATACGGCCTGAAACAGGCTCCTCGCGCGTGGTTCACCGAATTGCGTACTTTTCTGATTTCCTACGGGTTTGTCAATTCTATCTCCGATTCTTCATTGTTCGTTTTTAATAAGAATAATATTCGTCTATTCGTTCTTGTTTATGTGGATGATATTATCGTCACTGGTTCGTCAATTCAAGCAATAAACACATTTGTTGAAGCCATCTCGAATCGATTCTCTCTCAAGGATTTAGGCCTTCTGTCTTATTTTCTTGGAGTTGAAGTCACCCCGACAAAACGTGGGTTGCATCTAAATCAGTCGAAATATATTTCCGACTTGTTACTAAAATATAATATGGCTGACTGTCGTCCTGCAACCACTCCCATGTCCACTGATTCATCTCTACTTCGACAACCGTCTCTCCCGGTACAAGATGAGACTCGCTACCGTGCTATCGTGGGTAGTCTACAGTATCTTTCACTGACTCGTCCCGACATTTCCTTCACAGTGAATCGTCTTGCTCAGTTTCTAACACATCCGACTGAACCTCACTGGACTGCTCTCAAGCGATTACTAAGGTATCTTAAAGGAACACTTCATCTCGGTATTCATTTGCTTCGCTCCTCCCCCTTTGTTCTACATGCTTATTGTGATGCGGACTGGGCGGGATATAAAAATGACTACGTCTCTACAGGTGGTTATCTTGTCTTTCTTGGCTCTAATCCCATCTCTTGGTCTGCCAAGAAACAACGAGCTCTTTCCCTTTCGACCACTGAATCCGAATACAAAGCAGTTTCCGACACTAAAGCTGAACTACTCTGGTTGCGTGCTCTCTTCTCCGAACTTGGGGTAtctgtcactcacactccgaccatTTACTGTGATAACTTGGGTGCCTCCAACTATTCTGCAAATCCGATATTTCACTCCCGTATGAAACATCTTGCTCTTTCGTTTCATTTCGTTCATGAACAAGTCCGTCTGGGTTCTATCCGTGTTCAGCACATAAATGGGTCCGATCAGATTGCTGACGTTCTAACGAAACCGTTACCTCGCTCTCGCTTCAACTTATTGGTCTCCAAGACCGGTCTAACTCTTCGACCGACCGTCTTGCGGGAGCGTGTAAAGGATACTTCCGTATCTTCCTCCATATCtcgtaaataatataattaggaAATTGTAATTACTATAGCTAACTTTCCTTCTTTCGTATATTCGTTTCTTGTCCATAAAGCTTAGCGTAGATCTTGTATACCAAAACTAATACCCTTGTAATTGTATATATACTTATGATATCAATAGAAACAATGCACATTCAAATCATAAAATCTTacatgtaacaccccaagttattgagagtaaggttgtcccacatcggggaattgaggaggttgtgatatgtttataagggattccacccaccacttagtaacaaggccttgtacttttgggcttaagtgaggacaagtaatgggctcAAAGGTACATATACCATCTTATTGGGTtatgttacgaccgtggtgggtcgggttgttacaaatggtatcagagcgactctgcgaccgtgtggtgagcccgtggtcaggagtacccgggtcacacgcCTAGCGGGGGAAGATTCTGGGCTTGgaacaacgaggacgttgtgttctttaagtgggggagattgtaacaccccaagttattgagagtaaggttgtcccacaacGGGGAATTGAGGAGGGTGTGATatatttataagggattccacccaccacttagtaacaattgtaatacctcgtaattttgaagacctttattatattttaaaagtaatattttaatctattttaattttatattaatttatttgaaataaaatttatttgataaaatataatcttattttattttgaagaaatgtaattatttttgatagtttagaaatgtttaaaagtgatttaaactatatttaaactttttcctttgataaaatagatttcggataaaagtcgtaaaattgggattttcccatttcttacggtcgttgggtaaacgagtttggatattgggcatatgagtacttaatcttttagtaaaatcgtgtttaagaactttaattttctcggaaatcgcgttcgacgaatatttctaatttccgtcgaaacgaaccaaaacgtaaacaattgaaactcacccaaacaccctaccccaaaccatgcaccctccatcctccatgggtctcctcttcatctttcatttcctcaattctcattttctctcttcctttcatcaaacatcaaattcatctcaaaaatcctccttacaatccttaaatccaccataaatccttcatttctccaccaaatctcataaaaattatatattttgaatcctctcttcaatcctcatttactagtaagttttattttcatttcccacaattttgttttaagactcatcttttagggtttcgaatttaaagcttaataattgtgttttttttgttcttataggtgaaaaaTTTGAAGATGATTTAGGTGACTtatatattgtagaagatgatgagtgatttcggtttctaggactctttctcaagtgttattgttctctttttctagcttaaggtaactattccgagttactcgacgattttatgtcacattagtagttgtatttgttgtttcttgtttgttgttgtttgagacgatcttgttgataaataaatgaatgcagtAAGATGGGTAtacttatgtttaatttatgttacccatttgtatattattgtttggaacaaatttggatgaggaattatgggttgtgacaagtccgtgttttggctggaacgcgtcagtaccggaccgagacggtttccaatgcttccaaaaatatgacatattgaacgacatcgaaaaattaggtggtttagccacttgaatcactcaattcggagtccgtatgagtaaatggcatcgttttatcgattaaaaatttatagaaaagtttaacCTTGTGTGAGACgtttatttatgctattttattatgcgagaattttgtgaaattagttattttgtaagttggaatatatttccttatgttaatagtttttcacatgataaaaattGGAAATGGTATGAggatgatattgtgatgaattttgtgatttgggccaaagtaggccaagactctgagctgggccagattgaccgaacgagtttggtcaaactaggtttaaaccggtcagcctcgatttgaccgatgacccgtcgcgggactcgggtcgagagtttgtctttgaggtgagattggttgttattggatgttttatgttatgccttgatatttgtaattatcatttcacatgttggttgttggatgctttggatgccttatacttgagtcttgttgcctctctgtcattttagcttgttctcatggattatggtactgttggttagctggaatttggattattattgatattggagatattgttggattgtcagctgaatatgctcttgcgtagtctttcatatgatagggtgtgtatgatcatttgtgtgtgtgtgcaagtttggactctttgcccctcttatagttaattgggtgtcctacttgtcttgtgtggtgtgggctaaagtattcaagatgggactaggtcctaggtgagtatttcggccttcgtcatagataggcccttatagtctttgacgagtgtatgttcacagcttaatagcctttgtgtcttagcttggtggacttatatccaagttagggtatgacctcctgacgtactcttagaagtatgtggtcagcttaagtactagccaaccctttggtggactccttaggggtactcatgtgtgtgatcatgagtcttggatgcggtactttccgcatgtcgctaggtctgcgcaggtttaaaactagggtgtttaccttacctcgtggtatagactcgagttacagagtgactattgtctgtactaggaacttatgcctgtctctagatatattgtcctttcttgtttgatgattctatgaatcatagaaggtgagatgcaagccggctatggttgatagtgTTTGGTttcccggatgttatgtgattcacatgatagtgtagtatgagtcggtctagtattcacatgctaggactatgtgttgttatattgctgttcacatgataagcacgattgtttagcatctatatgctaaggctatgtgttattcatattcttatgtttacatgttatattaattatgacatttcgtggctgggagaactcggagttactccccactgactgtggctttcgtatttgtataaaatgcgattgacaggtaggtgatgtatatatggggtacatggacgagctagcgagcaaagtaaccttgggacctagattggctttattttattgtgacccttaaacactttttatgtcatatactttttagggacatatgtctccctttttcaaatttgggttgtataactttatttcgcgactttagcgatattTTATGTATGAGAtatattttagaccttgcatgtttgacaccttcccatttggatatttttataacaggttcaggtttcgttttcggttttaaaaattacaggtttttacccaaatgaacctattacaaacatatccatgcagtttttatctagaattatgtgtttacttttccgcaatgaatgagggtgtcacagttggtattagAGTAtttttgctcccgacgcacgtttgtgcacccccaatataaataacttgaccttaaaataataaacttgagagatgggtaggatgggtagacttaggaccttatgttgtagcctctttgtgattgctatttgttaggtgctaaccaatgttctTTTTTTGCAAGATGGCCCCTCCAAGaaacgtagataatgcaatcttacaagctaggtttgttaattgttagttattaattttcgtgtcgttgaagctatgaccgtgatcttactcgttggtgaccaagattgagtggccgttgccgaatgttgaagattggttatgccaaatgaagaatgcttccactttctcgatatttcttttcGTGTTCAGTGtaccttaccttaatctttcaatctcgttgtttattcgtctttttaattcctcttctctcgccttggtaactactgtCCTATTCTTTTTCCCGATtcatcctttggttagtcttgttagttgtgcttgatgtcagagcctagtgagttgagaaacaccttgggatttatgtctattgagagcttgtttgttataggtgattgagcatgggtactaccttagcacataagttggaatgaacctaagctacttcatttgagagtctcgatgtttcttgtggagaattaaaggaatgatagttagccccaatctttgtaggccttgaaaggaatacaataggacattgacgttgtttaatggattggtatcgtactttggaattagttagtttgttaaaccttttgagttgaccaaaactagtatagagt from Silene latifolia isolate original U9 population chromosome 3, ASM4854445v1, whole genome shotgun sequence harbors:
- the LOC141648558 gene encoding glycine-rich RNA-binding protein-like, which produces MAEVEEYRCFVGGLAWATNDESLEAAFSQYGSVTESKIINDRETGRSRGFGFVTFANEKSMNDAIEGMNGQDLDGRNITVNQAQSRGSGGGGGGGGGYRGGSGGGSRGYGGGGGGGGGYGGRREGGGGGYGGGGGGYGGGGGSRGGSDWRN